A region from the Prionailurus viverrinus isolate Anna chromosome E2, UM_Priviv_1.0, whole genome shotgun sequence genome encodes:
- the GFOD2 gene encoding glucose-fructose oxidoreductase domain-containing protein 2 isoform X1, producing MKMLPGVGVFGTGSSARVLVPLLRAEGFTVEALWGKTEEEAKQLAEEMNITFYTSRTDDVLLHQDVDLVCINIPPPLTRQISVKALGIGKNVVCEKAATSVDAFRMVTASRYYPQLMSLVGNVLRFLPAFVRMKQLIAEHYVGAVMICDARIYSGSLLSPNYGWICDELMGGGGLHTMGTYIVDLLTHLTGRRAEKVHGLLKTFVRQNAAIRGIRHVTSDDFCFFQMLMGGGVCSTVTLNFNMPGAFVHEVMVVGSAGRLVARGADLYGQKNSATQEELLLRDSLAVGAGLPEQGPQDVPLLYLKGMVYMVQALRQSFQGQGDRRTWDHIPVSMAASFEDGLYMQSVVDAIKRSSRSGEWEAVEVMTEEPDANQNLCEALQRNNL from the exons ATGAAGATGCTCCCAGGAGTGGGCGTGTTTGGGACCGGCAGCTCTGCCCGGGTTCTGGTCCCACTGCTGAGGGCAGAAGGGTTCACCGTGGAGGCCCTGTGGGGGAAGACTGAGGAGGAAGCAAAGCAGCTTGCCGAGGAGATGAACATCACCTTCTACACCAGCCGGACCGATGATGTCTTGCTGCATCAAGACGTGGATCTTGTGTGCATCAATATCCCCCCTCCACTCACCCGGCAAATATCTGTGAAGGCTCTAG GTATTGGGAAGAATGTGGTTTGTGAGAAGGCAGCAACTTCGGTGGATGCATTCCGGATGGTGACAGCCTCGCGCTACTACCCACAGCTGATGAGTCTGGTGGGGAATGTGCTGCGCTTTCTGCCTGCCTTTGTGCGCATGAAGCAGCTGATAGCGGAGCACTACGTGGGCGCGGTAATGATCTGCGATGCGCGCATCTACTCAGGCAGCCTGCTCAGCCCCAACTATGGCTGGATCTGCGACGAGCTTATGGGTGGTGGGGGCCTACACACCATGGGCACCTACATCGTGGACCTGCTGACCCACCTGACTGGCCGGAGAGCTGAGAAGGTGCATGGGCTGCTCAAGACCTTTGTGAGGCAGAATGCAGCCATCCGTGGCATCCGACATGTCACCAGTGATGACTTCTGCTTCTTCCAGATGCTCATGGGTGGAGGCGTGTGCAGCACGGTAACACTTAACTTCAACATGCCAGGTGCCTTTGTGCACGAGGTCATGGTGGTGGGCTCTGCAGGGCGCCTTGTTGCCAGAGGAGCTGACCTGTATGGGCAAAAGAACTCTGCCACACAAGAGGAGCTGCTCCTGAGGGACTCACTGGCTGTGGGTGCAGGGCTGCCCGAGCAGGGGCCCCAGGATGTTCCACTGCTCTACCTGAAGGGCATGGTCTACATGGTGCAGGCCCTGCGCCAGTCCTTCCAGGGGCAGGGGGACCGCCGCACATGGGACCACATCCCTGTTTCCATGGCCGCCTCGTTCGAGGATGGGCTGTACATGCAGAGTGTGGTGGATGCCATCAAAAGGTCGAGCAGATCTGGGGAGTGGGAGGCCGTGGAGGTGATGACGGAAGAACCTGATGCCAACCAGAACCTATGCGAAGCTCTCCAACGGAATAACCTGTGA